The proteins below are encoded in one region of bacterium:
- a CDS encoding ImmA/IrrE family metallo-endopeptidase, with the protein MPSHFWLNLEQNYREFLARQKEAEAIEIEIASYRQWLKSFPFKEMMRLGWIEPQQGEIDTIRALLSFFRIASKDQWSWERAVGLRTAFRQAAISQSPARFALAAWLWKGHLDAQRIETASYDIDTFNAALGEMRGLTIAPFNEAISKMREECSRSGVALAFTHELLGIRVYGATRWLANGRPLVQMCLRGKSDDQVWFTFFHESAHILLHGRTDIFVESEDSTDIEKDNQKEEEANRWASSILIPDDAWEDFASDVFWRIQGNDIRHFKRYGTERIQFIRRFASEQGIALGIVVGRLQKQGLVPWNQCNDLKVALRWKTS; encoded by the coding sequence GTGCCCAGCCATTTCTGGCTGAATCTTGAACAGAACTATCGTGAGTTCTTAGCGCGCCAAAAAGAAGCCGAAGCCATTGAGATCGAAATTGCTTCCTACCGTCAGTGGCTGAAGAGTTTCCCGTTTAAGGAGATGATGCGGCTGGGTTGGATCGAGCCACAGCAAGGAGAGATTGATACCATCCGTGCGCTGTTATCCTTTTTCAGGATCGCGTCCAAGGATCAATGGTCATGGGAACGTGCAGTTGGACTCAGAACTGCATTTCGGCAGGCAGCAATCAGCCAGTCGCCGGCGAGGTTTGCTTTAGCTGCCTGGCTGTGGAAGGGGCATCTAGATGCTCAACGCATCGAAACGGCAAGCTACGACATCGACACGTTTAATGCTGCGCTGGGGGAAATGAGAGGCTTGACCATCGCTCCTTTCAACGAAGCGATTTCAAAGATGAGGGAAGAATGTTCGCGGAGTGGAGTTGCGCTTGCCTTCACCCATGAGCTCCTCGGCATTCGAGTCTACGGTGCGACGCGGTGGCTTGCCAATGGGAGGCCTTTGGTCCAGATGTGTCTTCGAGGAAAGAGTGACGATCAAGTCTGGTTTACGTTCTTCCACGAGTCCGCTCATATTCTCCTCCATGGCCGGACTGACATCTTCGTGGAATCGGAAGACTCTACGGACATTGAAAAGGACAACCAGAAAGAAGAGGAGGCGAACCGATGGGCGTCTTCAATACTCATTCCTGACGATGCCTGGGAAGATTTCGCGAGCGACGTCTTCTGGCGAATCCAAGGCAATGATATCAGACACTTCAAGAGATACGGGACGGAGAGGATACAGTTCATCCGCCGGTTCGCATCAGAACAAGGTATCGCACTTGGTATTGTGGTTGGCCGACTGCAGAAGCAAGGCTTAGTTCCGTGGAATCAGTGCAATGATCTGAAGGTGGCTTTGAGGTGGAAGACATCCTGA